CGAGCCCCTTCGAGACCAGCTTCCTGCATGGCGTCGCGAATCGTTTGGATGATGCGCTCCATCCCTGCGCGCGACCCTTCGTTCCCTTTGGTCTTGCGGCGTTTACGCCCCACGAGCTTAAACTCGCTATCGAGCGCTGCTGCCATCATCTTGGTGCCGCCGAGATCAAAACCGATCCAGCACCGCGAGGAAATAGTGGAATCCATGCCGTTGGTTTTTGCCTACTAGGAAGTGGTCGCAAGGTGAAGTTGGCTACAGTGCAAGAATAATCACCTCGAGTGATTGTGAGCAACGCCCAAACAGCCCGCTCCCACAAATCGGCCCGACTTCCGCCGTCGACAAAATCGTTACGGTGGTGCCTCCGCGATGCTCGCCTCCAGTAGGTCGAGTTGCTGAAGAACTGTCACATCCTGCTGCAACTGGGCCTGCTTTCGTGCTGCGGCGAGCGTTTTGCGCGCCTGCAGCTGTTTTTCCGCAACCAATTCAGCTCGAGCTAGAACCATCCAAGCGGGGAGATACGTTCCCTCCGACGCTCGGATGACGCTGCTGGCAATATTTTGGGCCGAATCGAGATTTCGGACCTTTTCGTCGCGCGAGCTGGCTAAAAGTTCAGCATAACCGATCTCCACCTCGGCCCAGGTTGGCCGAATCGCGAGCGCCCGGCGAAAGTGAGTGGATGCCAACTGATCGCGGCCAGCTCGCCGCAACATTTGGGCAAGGTTCGCCTGCACTTCGGCATTGCCAGGCTCGATCTGCTCGGCCTCATGCAGCAGCTCGATCCCGCGCGGCACATCTCCCTGCATCGCGCACGCGATGGCCAAGTTCATGCGTGGTCCGACATCCCCCGGGTCTTGCTCGACAAGGTATTCGTACTGGGCAACGGCCTCGTCGAGTCGTCCCAATCGCTGCAACAGCAGAGCGTAGCTGTCGCGAGCCACTCGGTGCTGTGGGTTCACCTTCAGCAATCGGCGAAAGGTCGCTTCCGACTCCTCGGTCCGATCAAGCAAGTCGTAAGCCACCGCTAAGTCTTGTAGCGCGCCTTCGTGCAGTGGATGGATCTTCACAGCCCGCTCGAGAAACTCAGCCCCGTCGCTCACTTTTCCCTCAGCAGCGAGAAGATGTCCCAGGGTATGGTTTGCATCCACAAACGTGGGGAGGATTTCAAGCGATTTTCGGAAGGCTGTTTCAGCCTCTCTTTTTTTGCCGAGCTTATCGTAGGCACAGCCGAGTATGTAAAACGCATCTTCCGAGTTTGGAAGCTGGTCGATCGCCAGCTTCGCTTGCACTTCTGCCTCTGCTGGTTCGTTGTTGAGATGCAAAGCGATCGCCAGATTGAGATGACGTTCGGGCATGTCGGGATTCTTGGCCAGCAAACTGCGAGCGCGATCGACCGATTCCAAAGCTCGCCCGGAGGAAGCGAGCCACACCATGAGTGCGCGCTCCGCGCGGAGGTTCTGAGGTGCCTTGGCTGTCGCGTCGGTCCACATCGCTTCGTAGGAGTGATACTTTTGATTCCGCGCGTAGGTGAGTCCACCAAGAAGTATCACCAGGACGAGTCCAACAGATCCGATAGCAAGCAGCGTTTGGCGACTCACAGGTCGATCGCGATCGAACCATTGCAAGCAGGGATGAACCAGTCCGAGCACGAACAAGGTCACCAGCATGGTCGACGGTAAGTAGGCGCGATGCTCGTTCACAAGATCGGCCACGGGCACAAAGCTCGACGTGATCCCCAGGATCAAAAAAAACAGCAACATCACGAGCCCCACGCGCGGCATTCGCCAAAGCGTAATGATCGTGCCGATCAGCATCGCGATAACCGCCAACAGCGGAGGGAGAATCTCGGGAAGGGTGCGGAGGGGCTTCCAGCCGTAGTCGATGCATTGCCCCAGGGGCAAAAATGTCAGGCGGACATAGAGCAGGATGGCTGCCGGTTGCGTCAAAAAATATTCGCTCGGTGAGGGAGCGTTGGACGCGTGGAACTCGGAGTACTTCGAACGCTGTAGCCAGATCACGAGCCCCATGATCCCCCAGGTGCTACAGAGGAGAACGTAATACCAGCCGCGAGTGGAAAAGATTCGGCCAAGACGTCGCTCGACGAAGATCCAGTCGTAAAGCAGCACAGCCACAGGGGCGCTGATCATCACTTCCTTGCAGGCCATTCCAGTCGCGCAGATCACCACGCTGAGGCCCCACCAGAAACACCTGCTTCGTCCCTCGACTTCGAGTCCTCGAAGAAACGTCGCGAATACGCCGAGATAGCAAAGTGCCATCAGCGATTCCATGCGCTGGTAGATATAGGTGACCGCCTGGGTTGTCAGTGGATGAACCACCCACAGCGTGGCCACTAGCGCTGCGACAAGGATGGCTACGTTGTCCTGCGTGAAATAGCGATTTTTTGAGATCAAGCAACTGGTGTGAACCATGCTGAAGAGCAGTAGTCCGCAGCCTAGATGAATGGCAAGATTGACGATGTGATAGCCAGCAACGGAGGTGCCATGCAGCGCGTGATTGAGCGCAAAGGTGAAGTAAGGAATCGGGCGGGCAGGGAGGGTTCCATCGACGTTGAGCATCGATGTCGTGAGAGGCCAGATCGTTTGAATCGAAGGATTCGTGCCGATTTCAGTGGCGTCGTCAAAGACAAAGATCCCCCAAAAACTGTTGCTATACGCCAGTAGCCCAGCAGCGAGGATCAAGAGTGCCGCGAATCGATACGCGCGGCGATCCATGGCATCGTATTTGAGAAAGCGCAAATCAGCTGCGGCTACGATCGGTGGCGCAGGAGTGGTGATCGGCCTTTCAGGCTCGCCGCGTAGCATCTTCCGTTTCGTGACCATGCGGGCAACGCCTAGGCTCGAATCACTTCCTGATCAGCGGCGGTTGAACGTGAAGGTTCCTCTGCCATCTCGGGTGCTGATCTCTTACCCGCATTAGGCTTGGCAACTTCGCCGGGACTGCGGTCCGAGAGACTTTCACCGCCCGAGGCAGGTTGATCTCCCTTCTTTTCGTGATACTCCATTTCCGTATTCACATCCCAGATGTTCGATTTATCGGTCCGACCAGCGATGATGTTGTCGACTGCCACCATCGCGGTGAGCATCGAGTGATCCTGGTTGTTGTAGCGGTGCATCCCGTTGCGACCAACGAGGAATAGATTGTCGAACTTGCTGATCCACTGCTTCAGTTCATCGAATCGATCGTACGATCCAAAGTAGGCTGGATAGGTCTTGGGGACCCGAATCACGGTGCTATCGAGCACTTTGCTGCGTTCGATGATATTGATGCGCTCGAGTTCCTCGATCCCTTGAGCCACCATCTTTTCGTCGGACTGTTTCCAGAGGTCATCTGACTCGTAGCAAAAGTACTCAAGGCCGATCCAAGCATGTTTTGGATTGGCAACCATGTAGGGACTCCAGTTGTTGAAAATCTGAAGTCGACCAACTTTTACATCGGGCTCTTGGATGTAGATCCAGTTGTCGCTGAGAAGTTTTTTTCCTTCACGCGTTTGCTCATGAATCTTAAGATCGTCGAGCAAAAGCCCGACCGTGATGAAGTCGCGATAGATCAGACCCTCACTCACTTCACGCACGTTGCTCGGCGCATCCGCATCGAGCGCTCGCACCAGCTCTTGCATCGGCATGGTCGAGAAGAAGTAGTCTCCCTCGATTCGCTCGACAGCGCCGGTTTGTGGATCGGTTACCTCGAGTGCAACAATAGTATCGCCTTCAGTAAAAACACGTGAAACCAGCGAATTCTTGCGAATTTCGCCCCCCATCTGCTGCACTTTGGCGGCACATGTTTCCCACATCTGGCCGGGGCCCAACTTGGGATAGAGGAACTGCTCGACAAGCGAGGTCTCGACATTTTTCTGGCGCACATCTCCCGATTTTCGAAACGGTTTTTGGATGGCGTTCAGAATGGCCTTAGTGATCGACAGTCCCTTGATGCGTTGTGCGCCCCAGGCGGCTGAAATCTCATGACACGGAACTCCCCAGACTTTCTCGGTGTAGGACTTGAAGAATGTCAGGTAGAGTTCGCGTCCGAAGCGGTTGATCAAAAAGTCTTCGAGACTCTGCTCGGGCTTGATCGGCTGAAGCCGAGATCGTAGGTACGAAAAACCGATCTTCAGCATGCGCCAGAGTCCGAGGTTGGCAATGGTTGTCTGGCTCAGGCTGATCGGGTAGTCGAAGAACTTACGCAGATAATAGATGCGACTTTTGCGTGGCCGAACAAGCATCACCTCGTCGGTGGTCTCGGGATTCGGCCCCGTTGACGAGCCATCGATCTCTCGCTGCTGACCTTGATAGGCGAGCGAGAGTTGGCCGCTATGCCCACCCTCCATCGGTAGCATGTTGGCCCACCACTGCATCACCCGATCATCTTTCGAGAAGAAGCGGTGGCCACCAATATCGATCCGGTTTCCTTTGTAATTTACCGTTCGCGAAATGCCTCCCAGCATGTCGCTCGCTTCGAGCACAATCGGCTGAATATCGGTGCGCGTAAGTAGTTCGTAGGCTGCGGTGAGTCCTGCAGGACCTCCGCCAATAATGATCGCACGCTTGCGGTTCATGAGTTGCTCGCGGAAGTAGCAGGCTGCGATGCGTGGCCGAGTGGCTCGACCGAGGTTGTGCGGAACAGCAGAAGTTTGCGAACCCCAAAGTTCCAGACAAACACCACTCCCACTGCTAGGAGTTTGACGAGCCGGTAGTCGATGCCGAGCAGATCGGAGCCGCAAAACAGCAGTAGTTCCGTGAGGGCCAGCCCGACGATTCCGATGGTCGCAAACAGGACGAATTCGAGGAGTGGACTTTGCACGTTTCGTGCGGGAAAGACCCAGGCGACACTTAGGAAATAGTTCGTCAAGAGTCCCAGCACAAAAGCGAGTGCCGCTGCCACAAAGGTGCTGGTCCCTACGAGTTCTCGTAGCACTAGCAGGGACCCGAGGTCCACCAGCAGCGCAACGACAGCAACGATCAAATAGCGCTGCAATTCGCCCGACAGCCTCGCGAGA
This window of the Pirellula staleyi DSM 6068 genome carries:
- a CDS encoding tetratricopeptide repeat protein, giving the protein MVTKRKMLRGEPERPITTPAPPIVAAADLRFLKYDAMDRRAYRFAALLILAAGLLAYSNSFWGIFVFDDATEIGTNPSIQTIWPLTTSMLNVDGTLPARPIPYFTFALNHALHGTSVAGYHIVNLAIHLGCGLLLFSMVHTSCLISKNRYFTQDNVAILVAALVATLWVVHPLTTQAVTYIYQRMESLMALCYLGVFATFLRGLEVEGRSRCFWWGLSVVICATGMACKEVMISAPVAVLLYDWIFVERRLGRIFSTRGWYYVLLCSTWGIMGLVIWLQRSKYSEFHASNAPSPSEYFLTQPAAILLYVRLTFLPLGQCIDYGWKPLRTLPEILPPLLAVIAMLIGTIITLWRMPRVGLVMLLFFLILGITSSFVPVADLVNEHRAYLPSTMLVTLFVLGLVHPCLQWFDRDRPVSRQTLLAIGSVGLVLVILLGGLTYARNQKYHSYEAMWTDATAKAPQNLRAERALMVWLASSGRALESVDRARSLLAKNPDMPERHLNLAIALHLNNEPAEAEVQAKLAIDQLPNSEDAFYILGCAYDKLGKKREAETAFRKSLEILPTFVDANHTLGHLLAAEGKVSDGAEFLERAVKIHPLHEGALQDLAVAYDLLDRTEESEATFRRLLKVNPQHRVARDSYALLLQRLGRLDEAVAQYEYLVEQDPGDVGPRMNLAIACAMQGDVPRGIELLHEAEQIEPGNAEVQANLAQMLRRAGRDQLASTHFRRALAIRPTWAEVEIGYAELLASSRDEKVRNLDSAQNIASSVIRASEGTYLPAWMVLARAELVAEKQLQARKTLAAARKQAQLQQDVTVLQQLDLLEASIAEAPP
- a CDS encoding NAD(P)/FAD-dependent oxidoreductase, whose amino-acid sequence is MNRKRAIIIGGGPAGLTAAYELLTRTDIQPIVLEASDMLGGISRTVNYKGNRIDIGGHRFFSKDDRVMQWWANMLPMEGGHSGQLSLAYQGQQREIDGSSTGPNPETTDEVMLVRPRKSRIYYLRKFFDYPISLSQTTIANLGLWRMLKIGFSYLRSRLQPIKPEQSLEDFLINRFGRELYLTFFKSYTEKVWGVPCHEISAAWGAQRIKGLSITKAILNAIQKPFRKSGDVRQKNVETSLVEQFLYPKLGPGQMWETCAAKVQQMGGEIRKNSLVSRVFTEGDTIVALEVTDPQTGAVERIEGDYFFSTMPMQELVRALDADAPSNVREVSEGLIYRDFITVGLLLDDLKIHEQTREGKKLLSDNWIYIQEPDVKVGRLQIFNNWSPYMVANPKHAWIGLEYFCYESDDLWKQSDEKMVAQGIEELERINIIERSKVLDSTVIRVPKTYPAYFGSYDRFDELKQWISKFDNLFLVGRNGMHRYNNQDHSMLTAMVAVDNIIAGRTDKSNIWDVNTEMEYHEKKGDQPASGGESLSDRSPGEVAKPNAGKRSAPEMAEEPSRSTAADQEVIRA
- a CDS encoding GtrA family protein, translated to MPPNLARLSGELQRYLIVAVVALLVDLGSLLVLRELVGTSTFVAAALAFVLGLLTNYFLSVAWVFPARNVQSPLLEFVLFATIGIVGLALTELLLFCGSDLLGIDYRLVKLLAVGVVFVWNFGVRKLLLFRTTSVEPLGHASQPATSASNS